The following proteins are encoded in a genomic region of Rhodoferax aquaticus:
- a CDS encoding VanZ family protein, translating into MHKTTASPLALMYVLLVVYASLYPFTEWRDPGLAPWHYVSAPLPKYWTGFDVGINIAGYVPLGSLLALGAVRSGRSRHVIIRSTLWAFLLAGCMEALQTYLPARVPSKEDLFFNTVGGLLGAGVTVLLERWGAIDHWSRIRARWFVPEARGGLVLLASWPVALLFPAAIPFGLGQVLERLEGALADTLDDTPFFNWLPVRDEALLPLVPAATMVCVALGLLIPCLLGFCVVRSPLQRIKLVLGLFGLGIAVTSLSAALSWGPAHAWAWLDLATQVGMGVALLASLGMAFVPWRVGASLALVAIALYLNMLNQAPENPYFAATLQAWEQGRFIRFQGLAQWIGWLWPYAALVYVLSQVARRDTKT; encoded by the coding sequence ATGCACAAGACCACTGCGTCACCGTTGGCGCTCATGTATGTGCTCTTGGTGGTCTATGCCAGCCTGTATCCGTTTACTGAGTGGCGCGATCCAGGCTTAGCGCCGTGGCATTACGTGTCTGCACCGCTTCCCAAGTATTGGACGGGGTTTGATGTGGGCATCAACATCGCGGGTTACGTCCCATTGGGGAGCCTGCTGGCACTTGGCGCAGTGCGCAGTGGACGGTCCCGCCACGTCATCATCCGTTCGACTCTTTGGGCTTTTTTGCTAGCCGGCTGTATGGAAGCTTTGCAAACCTACCTGCCCGCCCGTGTGCCTTCCAAAGAGGACCTGTTTTTCAATACCGTAGGGGGGCTCTTGGGTGCTGGTGTGACAGTGCTGTTGGAGCGCTGGGGAGCAATTGACCACTGGAGTCGCATTCGTGCCCGGTGGTTCGTGCCGGAAGCGCGTGGCGGCTTGGTATTGCTGGCCAGTTGGCCTGTCGCCCTGCTGTTTCCTGCCGCCATACCATTTGGCCTAGGGCAGGTGTTGGAAAGACTCGAAGGGGCCTTGGCAGATACGCTGGACGACACTCCCTTTTTCAACTGGCTGCCAGTGCGGGACGAGGCTTTGCTGCCTTTGGTGCCGGCGGCCACGATGGTGTGCGTGGCATTGGGTTTGCTCATTCCGTGTTTGCTTGGCTTTTGCGTAGTGCGTTCGCCACTGCAGCGCATCAAGCTAGTGCTTGGGCTGTTTGGTCTGGGAATCGCAGTAACCAGCCTGTCTGCCGCCTTGAGTTGGGGGCCGGCGCATGCTTGGGCTTGGTTGGATTTGGCGACCCAAGTGGGGATGGGCGTTGCTTTGCTGGCAAGCCTGGGCATGGCTTTTGTACCTTGGCGCGTGGGGGCTTCACTGGCATTGGTGGCTATTGCCTTGTATCTCAATATGCTCAATCAAGCGCCAGAGAACCCGTATTTCGCAGCCACGCTTCAAGCCTGGGAACAGGGGCGATTCATTCGTTTTCAGGGGCTTGCGCAGTGGATTGGGTGGCTGTGGCCCTATGCGGCATTGGTGTATGTGTTGTCACAGGTCGCCCGGCGTGATACAAAAACCTAA
- a CDS encoding CopD family protein, with amino-acid sequence MLWVKSLHIVFIASWFAGLFYLPRIFVNLAMVPPGSEAERARLLLMAHKLLRFTTLLAVPALGLGAWLWLGYGIGFGPGNAWMHAKLALVLLVMGYHHGCSVLLRKFRAGTVQRSHVWFRWFNEIPVLLLLAIVILVVVKPF; translated from the coding sequence ATGCTTTGGGTTAAATCACTCCACATCGTCTTTATCGCCAGCTGGTTCGCGGGCTTGTTTTATTTGCCGCGCATTTTTGTGAATCTGGCCATGGTGCCGCCTGGCTCTGAGGCGGAGCGGGCACGGTTGCTGCTCATGGCGCACAAGTTACTGCGCTTTACTACTTTGCTGGCGGTGCCGGCCCTCGGGCTTGGCGCTTGGCTATGGTTGGGCTATGGCATTGGTTTTGGGCCGGGCAACGCGTGGATGCACGCCAAGTTGGCTTTGGTGCTCCTGGTCATGGGGTACCACCATGGTTGCAGTGTGTTGCTGCGTAAGTTCCGCGCAGGCACAGTGCAGCGCAGCCATGTGTGGTTTCGCTGGTTTAACGAGATACCGGTTTTGCTATTGCTTGCCATCGTGATTTTGGTGGTCGTTAAGCCCTTTTAA
- the hemB gene encoding porphobilinogen synthase, with amino-acid sequence MTAYAPFPHGRPRRLRRDAFTRNLVRENQVTPHDLIYPVFVVDGHQQRVPIASMPGVERLSLDLLLPVAEECVKLGIPVMALFPVIDQSLKTYDGGEALNPDGLIPRVVRALKKEFPDLGVMTDVALDPFTTHGQDGLPDQRPGSDGYILNEETVAQLVQQALTQARAGVDMVAPSDMMDGRIGAIRAALEAENLIHTRIMAYSAKYASAFYGPFRDAVGSASNLGKSNKKVYQMDPANSDEALREVAMDIAEGADMVMVKPGMPYLDVVRRVKDEFKVPTFAYQVSGEYAMLKAAAQNGWLDHDAVMMESLLAFKRAGADGVLTYFALEAARLLQKK; translated from the coding sequence ATGACTGCCTACGCCCCTTTCCCCCATGGCCGCCCACGGCGCTTGCGCCGCGATGCGTTTACCCGCAACCTAGTCCGCGAAAACCAAGTCACACCCCATGATTTGATTTATCCCGTCTTCGTGGTGGATGGCCACCAGCAGCGTGTTCCTATTGCCTCCATGCCCGGCGTCGAGCGCTTAAGCTTGGACCTGTTGCTGCCCGTGGCCGAAGAGTGCGTGAAGCTGGGTATTCCAGTCATGGCGCTGTTCCCCGTGATTGACCAATCGCTCAAAACCTACGATGGCGGCGAAGCCCTGAACCCCGATGGGTTGATTCCCCGCGTGGTGCGTGCGCTCAAAAAAGAGTTTCCTGACTTAGGCGTCATGACCGACGTGGCCCTGGACCCCTTCACCACCCACGGCCAAGATGGCTTGCCTGACCAACGTCCCGGCAGCGATGGTTACATCTTGAACGAAGAAACCGTAGCCCAGTTGGTGCAACAGGCCTTGACCCAAGCCCGCGCCGGTGTGGACATGGTGGCGCCCAGCGACATGATGGACGGCCGCATTGGTGCCATTCGTGCCGCCCTGGAAGCTGAAAACCTGATTCACACCCGCATCATGGCCTACAGCGCCAAATATGCGTCTGCGTTTTACGGCCCCTTCCGCGACGCGGTAGGCTCGGCCAGCAACCTGGGCAAGAGCAACAAAAAGGTCTACCAAATGGACCCCGCCAACAGCGACGAAGCTTTGCGCGAAGTGGCCATGGACATTGCCGAAGGCGCAGACATGGTCATGGTCAAACCGGGCATGCCGTATTTGGACGTGGTGCGCCGCGTCAAAGACGAGTTCAAAGTCCCCACCTTTGCCTACCAAGTCAGCGGCGAATACGCCATGCTCAAGGCCGCAGCCCAGAACGGTTGGCTCGACCATGACGCAGTGATGATGGAAAGCCTGTTGGCCTTCAAGCGCGCGGGGGCTGACGGGGTGCTCACCTACTTTGCCCTAGAAGCCGCCAGATTGCTGCAAAAAAAGTAG
- a CDS encoding magnesium transporter CorA family protein translates to MRIFHIRNQGVTEGTSLEDWTQGGLPADGYVWIACGRREFEVHQLQVQATLQALCGTQLLDLHISDLLNNQLPSHYDYTSQYDVLVFRRLAAGSTPTDLKNPGQPLPHAPPTGGPPILRRIDTSPVGFAVFDRVILTVHPADCAVRDAYAAKILQATASEAAAAGARLPTSPADLMLRVINHMVDGYLALRRELTHQLDHWQTELLNPRTRFNNWSTLLDARLALHHLDEICEEQRSALQDWIEALKTWPEPDTPGLARDYELLQVRSRDVLEHIERVVHHVRRLEQSIETAVQMHFNVQGNRTNDIMRTLTALTAIFLPLNLIAGIFGMNFEFIPLLHIHSGFWWALGAMSLIAAVMAILFWRKRYISRTGR, encoded by the coding sequence ATGCGCATATTCCATATACGCAATCAAGGGGTTACCGAGGGAACCAGTTTAGAAGACTGGACCCAAGGTGGCCTGCCCGCCGACGGCTATGTGTGGATCGCCTGCGGGCGGCGTGAGTTTGAAGTGCACCAGCTGCAAGTGCAAGCCACGCTGCAAGCGCTGTGCGGCACGCAGCTGCTAGACCTGCACATCTCGGACCTGCTGAACAACCAGCTGCCATCGCACTACGACTACACCTCGCAATACGACGTTTTGGTGTTTCGCCGTCTCGCTGCCGGCAGCACGCCCACCGACCTCAAAAATCCAGGCCAGCCCTTGCCGCATGCGCCGCCTACTGGCGGCCCACCGATTCTGCGGCGCATTGACACCAGCCCCGTGGGCTTTGCCGTGTTTGACCGCGTCATCCTGACCGTGCACCCCGCAGACTGCGCCGTGCGCGATGCTTATGCCGCCAAAATCTTGCAAGCCACGGCCAGCGAGGCTGCGGCAGCGGGCGCACGCTTGCCCACCAGCCCCGCAGACCTGATGCTGCGCGTCATCAACCACATGGTGGACGGCTACTTGGCATTGCGCCGCGAACTCACCCACCAGTTGGACCACTGGCAAACCGAGCTGCTCAACCCGCGTACCCGGTTTAACAACTGGTCCACGCTCTTGGACGCACGTTTGGCATTGCACCATTTGGATGAGATCTGTGAAGAGCAACGCTCAGCGCTGCAAGACTGGATTGAGGCCCTGAAAACTTGGCCCGAGCCCGATACCCCTGGCCTCGCCCGAGACTACGAGCTGCTGCAAGTGCGCAGCCGCGATGTGCTGGAGCACATTGAGCGTGTGGTGCACCACGTGCGCCGCCTAGAGCAAAGCATTGAGACAGCGGTGCAAATGCACTTCAATGTGCAAGGCAACCGCACCAACGACATCATGCGCACCCTCACCGCGCTAACGGCCATTTTCTTGCCACTGAACCTGATTGCGGGCATTTTTGGTATGAACTTCGAGTTCATCCCCTTGCTGCATATTCACAGTGGCTTTTGGTGGGCGCTCGGAGCCATGTCGCTGATTGCTGCTGTCATGGCCATCCTCTTTTGGCGCAAGCGTTACATCTCGCGCACAGGCCGCTGA
- a CDS encoding Bug family tripartite tricarboxylate transporter substrate binding protein — MLGFSAPRVSHVLRRTLLLAALVAGGVAQAQSTVKILVGFPPGGGTDAIARILADKLKDPLGVSMVVDNKAGAGGQIAAQALKVAPADGNTLFMTHDHTISILPLVTKSPGFEPSKDFVPVAGFATFVNALAVSGGTPAKSVNEYVAWVKSQGAGKSTVGVPAPASTPEFLVKVIGQKYGLDLQAAPYRGSAPMMADMLGNQIAAGTGSVPDFIENHKAGKVRVVAVLGAHRQAALPDVPTFAELGLVGFDDMPYYGFYAPAGTPKAVIDKFSDALAKVIAQPDVKERLSAMGLTVGFMSQQQLASREAAYTQVWAKIIKTSGFQAQ; from the coding sequence ATGCTTGGTTTTTCAGCACCGCGTGTGTCGCACGTACTTCGTAGAACCCTGTTGTTGGCCGCGTTGGTAGCGGGTGGCGTGGCGCAGGCACAAAGCACGGTCAAGATTTTGGTGGGCTTTCCACCCGGTGGCGGCACCGATGCCATTGCCCGCATCTTGGCCGACAAGCTCAAAGACCCGCTGGGCGTGAGCATGGTGGTGGACAACAAGGCAGGCGCGGGCGGGCAGATTGCCGCGCAAGCGCTCAAAGTGGCCCCCGCAGACGGCAACACGCTGTTTATGACGCATGACCACACCATCTCCATCTTGCCCTTGGTCACCAAGAGCCCCGGCTTTGAGCCCAGCAAGGACTTTGTGCCCGTGGCTGGGTTTGCCACCTTTGTGAACGCGCTGGCCGTGTCCGGTGGAACGCCCGCCAAGTCGGTCAATGAGTACGTGGCCTGGGTCAAGTCTCAAGGCGCAGGCAAGAGCACCGTGGGCGTGCCCGCCCCGGCGTCAACGCCCGAGTTCTTGGTCAAGGTAATTGGACAAAAGTACGGCTTGGATTTGCAAGCCGCACCCTACCGTGGCAGCGCCCCCATGATGGCGGACATGCTGGGCAACCAAATCGCTGCGGGCACGGGCTCGGTGCCTGACTTTATTGAAAACCACAAGGCAGGCAAAGTGCGGGTGGTGGCTGTGCTGGGTGCCCACCGACAAGCGGCACTGCCCGATGTGCCCACTTTTGCAGAGCTGGGGCTGGTGGGGTTTGACGACATGCCTTACTACGGCTTTTATGCGCCCGCAGGCACGCCCAAGGCCGTGATCGACAAGTTCTCAGACGCTTTGGCCAAGGTGATTGCGCAGCCCGATGTCAAAGAAAGGCTGAGCGCCATGGGCTTGACCGTGGGCTTTATGAGCCAGCAACAACTGGCGAGCCGCGAGGCGGCTTACACCCAAGTGTGGGCCAAGATCATCAAGACCAGCGGCTTCCAAGCGCAGTAG
- a CDS encoding amidohydrolase family protein produces the protein MVGGVAAKAADYTGPILDAHLHYNVEAWDGQAGPHPPADVLARMQRNGVRAIVSNSRPNDGTKLLAASPLARQAGVTVVPFIRLYRNRADYDSWFKDDSIYDMVLAEYAAGTASGPFKGIGEFHLYDSANANGPVAKKLMAFAEAKQLAVLAHVDDAAIDLLMANAPSKGQALRLVWAHTGIGGAPVARVDALLARYPLLMGELSYRPGLTCPDTQGREALCPEWRALLLKYPGRFVLGSDTWINQRWQYYDPLMQGYRQWLGDLPPEVARQIAWGNGAKLLGLPDPAP, from the coding sequence ATGGTGGGTGGCGTGGCCGCCAAGGCGGCGGACTACACAGGCCCCATTCTGGATGCCCACTTGCACTACAACGTCGAAGCGTGGGACGGCCAAGCAGGCCCCCACCCACCGGCGGATGTGCTGGCCCGCATGCAGCGCAACGGGGTGCGTGCCATCGTGTCTAACAGCAGGCCCAACGACGGCACCAAGCTTTTGGCGGCCAGCCCCTTGGCGCGGCAAGCGGGCGTGACGGTGGTGCCTTTCATTCGGCTCTACCGCAATCGGGCGGACTACGACAGCTGGTTCAAGGACGACAGCATTTACGACATGGTGCTGGCCGAGTACGCGGCGGGCACGGCCAGCGGGCCGTTCAAAGGCATAGGCGAGTTTCATCTGTACGACAGCGCCAACGCCAACGGCCCGGTGGCCAAAAAGCTCATGGCCTTTGCCGAAGCCAAGCAGCTGGCGGTGCTGGCCCATGTGGATGACGCAGCCATTGACTTGCTGATGGCCAACGCGCCATCAAAGGGCCAGGCCTTGCGTTTGGTATGGGCGCACACCGGCATTGGCGGCGCACCGGTGGCGCGGGTGGACGCACTGCTGGCCCGCTACCCCTTGCTCATGGGCGAGCTGTCCTACCGACCGGGCCTCACCTGCCCGGACACGCAAGGGCGCGAGGCCTTGTGCCCCGAGTGGCGCGCCTTGTTGCTCAAGTACCCGGGGCGCTTTGTGCTGGGGTCTGACACCTGGATCAACCAGCGCTGGCAATACTACGACCCGCTGATGCAGGGCTACCGGCAGTGGCTGGGTGATTTGCCACCCGAGGTTGCCCGCCAAATTGCCTGGGGCAATGGTGCCAAATTGCTGGGCTTGCCGGACCCTGCGCCGTAG
- a CDS encoding dienelactone hydrolase family protein, producing MPSTITLTAADGFAIPTYVAQPQGTPRGAIVVLQEIFGVNSHIRALADSYAAQGYVAIAPAMFERLHPGLARGYEAADITLGRELKAAAETLPAPGVLQDVAAAVAYGASFGPVGVVGYCWGGLLAWRAACGLSGVRAAVAYYGGGVTTPAEVARQAQCPVMAHFGEQDHAIPLDGVHAFAKAHPQVLVHTYDAEHGFNCDHRGAYNAPAAALALERTLQFFVQHLRG from the coding sequence ATGCCCTCCACCATCACACTGACCGCCGCAGACGGTTTTGCTATTCCCACTTACGTCGCCCAACCGCAGGGCACTCCGCGTGGTGCCATCGTGGTGCTGCAAGAAATCTTTGGGGTGAATAGCCATATTCGCGCATTGGCCGACAGCTACGCTGCCCAAGGCTACGTGGCCATCGCCCCTGCCATGTTTGAGCGCCTGCACCCTGGCTTAGCGCGGGGCTACGAGGCAGCCGACATCACTTTGGGCCGTGAGCTCAAAGCTGCGGCAGAGACCTTGCCCGCGCCGGGCGTGTTGCAAGACGTGGCTGCCGCCGTGGCGTATGGCGCTAGCTTTGGCCCGGTGGGTGTGGTGGGCTACTGCTGGGGCGGTTTGCTGGCATGGCGCGCGGCTTGCGGCTTGAGCGGCGTGCGCGCTGCGGTGGCGTACTACGGCGGTGGGGTGACCACACCGGCTGAAGTGGCGCGCCAAGCGCAGTGCCCGGTGATGGCGCACTTTGGCGAGCAAGACCACGCCATTCCACTGGACGGCGTGCACGCGTTTGCCAAAGCCCACCCGCAGGTGCTGGTGCACACCTATGACGCAGAGCACGGCTTTAACTGCGACCACCGGGGCGCCTACAACGCCCCCGCTGCTGCCTTGGCGCTGGAGCGCACGCTGCAGTTCTTTGTCCAGCACTTAAGGGGGTGA